The Gemmatimonadota bacterium genome has a segment encoding these proteins:
- a CDS encoding hydantoinase B/oxoprolinase family protein: protein MQRDDLPLDPVRLEVYRHLFTALAEAMGAALRRAAHSPNIKERRDYSCALFDGQGRVVAMGDHMPVHLGAMPLSVAAVLAELGPLAQGDIAVLNDPFRGGTHLPDITVVMPVYCRVGNVPVPVPVPVPDPVPVPVAGFRAPGRTARTPLAYLAARAHHADVGGMAPGSMPLARDIHQEGLRIPPLLLVRGGQRNEEVWKLILSNVRTPAEREGDLAAQLASLHAGEQRLLELVARRGVAEVRLAMASLLAYADRLVRAGIARIPAGVYRAEDVLDDDGCGSGPLPIRLQLTVGEGALIADFSGTAAQAAGGVNAVAAITTSCVRYAVRCVVEALLGQPLPAGGGAMEAVHLVLPAGSLVAAAPPAAVAGGNVETSQRITDVVFLALAQALPELIPAQSQGTMNNISVGGLDPRSGAPFAFYETVGGGMGAGP, encoded by the coding sequence ATGCAAAGAGACGATCTGCCACTCGATCCCGTCCGGCTGGAGGTGTACCGTCACCTGTTCACCGCCCTGGCCGAAGCCATGGGTGCGGCGCTGCGGCGGGCGGCGCACTCCCCTAACATCAAGGAGCGGCGCGACTATTCCTGCGCGCTCTTCGACGGGCAGGGACGGGTGGTGGCGATGGGCGACCACATGCCCGTCCACCTGGGAGCCATGCCCCTCAGCGTGGCCGCCGTGCTTGCCGAGCTGGGCCCGCTGGCGCAGGGCGACATTGCCGTGCTCAACGATCCGTTCCGCGGCGGCACGCACCTGCCGGACATCACCGTGGTCATGCCGGTGTACTGCCGCGTCGGTAACGTACCCGTACCCGTACCCGTACCCGTACCCGATCCGGTTCCCGTTCCGGTCGCCGGGTTCCGCGCGCCGGGCAGAACTGCTCGAACTCCCCTGGCCTACCTGGCCGCGCGCGCGCACCACGCCGACGTGGGCGGCATGGCGCCGGGGTCCATGCCGCTGGCGCGGGACATCCATCAGGAGGGGCTCCGCATCCCGCCGCTGCTGCTGGTGCGCGGCGGCCAGCGGAACGAGGAGGTCTGGAAGCTGATCCTGAGCAACGTGCGCACGCCGGCGGAGCGGGAGGGCGACCTGGCCGCCCAGCTCGCGTCGCTGCACGCGGGCGAGCAGCGGCTGCTGGAGCTGGTTGCGCGGCGGGGCGTGGCGGAGGTGCGGCTGGCCATGGCCTCGCTCCTGGCCTACGCGGATCGGCTGGTCCGGGCGGGCATTGCGCGCATCCCGGCCGGCGTCTACCGAGCGGAGGACGTGCTGGACGACGACGGCTGCGGCAGCGGCCCGTTGCCCATCCGCCTGCAGCTCACTGTGGGAGAGGGCGCGCTGATCGCGGACTTCAGCGGAACGGCGGCGCAGGCGGCCGGCGGGGTGAACGCGGTCGCTGCCATCACCACCTCCTGCGTGCGCTACGCCGTGCGTTGCGTGGTCGAGGCGCTGCTGGGGCAGCCGCTGCCGGCGGGCGGCGGCGCCATGGAGGCAGTGCATCTCGTGCTCCCTGCGGGCAGCCTGGTCGCGGCGGCGCCGCCGGCCGCGGTCGCGGGCGGCAACGTGGAAACCTCTCAGCGCATCACGGACGTGGTGTTCCTGGCGCTGGCGCAGGCGCTGCCCGAGCTGATCCCCGCGCAGTCGCAGGGCACCATGAACAACATCTCGGTGGGCGGGCTGGACCCGCGCAGCGGCGCGCCCTTCGCGTTTTACGAGACGGTGGGCGGCGGCATGGGGGCGGGGCCGG
- a CDS encoding N(4)-(beta-N-acetylglucosaminyl)-L-asparaginase, producing MSSRRNFLRTTAGAGLGAATLGRFPFARELAAAPISRAGALRPVVIASANGLQAVERAMQTIQAGGDTIEAVVQGVNIVELDPQDNSVGYGGLPNEDGVVQLDASVMHGPTRGAGAVASLEGVKTPSRVAVAVMRYTDHVLLVGAGAREFARKLGFNVNEDLLTEDSRRRWLEWRASLSPDDDWISPEEAGAPPLRTGGRGAMADPRRDGERALLDSYDGLRPWGTINCNAVDRNGNISGVTTTSGLAWKIPGRVGDSPILGAGLYVDNDVGACGSTGRGEAVLKTVGSHTVVENMRRRMSPTDACLEALHRVVRWTVEKRLLGPDGRPNFNVNFYALNKNGDYGAAAIWSGSRFAVSVDGRAQLRDSAYLFQRA from the coding sequence ATGAGCTCGCGACGCAACTTCCTCCGAACCACGGCGGGCGCCGGTCTGGGCGCTGCTACGCTCGGCCGATTTCCGTTCGCCCGGGAGCTGGCTGCTGCCCCGATCAGTCGTGCCGGCGCGCTGAGACCCGTGGTCATCGCCAGTGCCAACGGGCTCCAGGCTGTCGAGCGCGCGATGCAGACGATCCAGGCGGGGGGCGACACGATCGAGGCGGTCGTCCAGGGCGTCAACATTGTGGAGCTTGATCCGCAGGACAACTCCGTGGGCTATGGCGGCCTGCCCAACGAAGACGGCGTCGTTCAGCTTGACGCCTCGGTCATGCACGGGCCGACGCGTGGCGCTGGCGCCGTGGCCTCGCTGGAAGGCGTGAAGACGCCCTCCCGCGTGGCCGTCGCGGTCATGCGCTACACGGACCATGTCCTCCTCGTGGGAGCCGGCGCCCGCGAGTTCGCGCGCAAGCTGGGGTTCAATGTCAACGAGGATCTGTTGACGGAGGACTCCCGCCGCCGCTGGCTCGAGTGGCGGGCCAGCCTTTCGCCGGATGATGACTGGATCTCCCCCGAGGAAGCCGGCGCGCCCCCGCTCCGCACGGGCGGACGCGGCGCCATGGCCGACCCGCGCCGCGATGGCGAGCGCGCGCTGCTCGACTCCTATGACGGCTTGCGCCCCTGGGGCACCATCAACTGCAACGCGGTCGACCGGAATGGCAACATCTCGGGCGTGACCACCACCAGCGGCCTGGCCTGGAAGATCCCGGGCCGCGTGGGCGATTCCCCCATCCTGGGCGCCGGACTGTACGTGGACAATGATGTGGGCGCCTGCGGCTCGACCGGCCGCGGCGAGGCCGTGCTCAAGACGGTAGGCTCGCACACCGTCGTCGAGAACATGCGCCGGCGCATGAGCCCGACCGACGCCTGCCTCGAGGCGTTGCACCGCGTCGTACGCTGGACGGTCGAAAAGCGACTCCTCGGGCCCGACGGCCGCCCCAACTTCAACGTCAACTTCTACGCCCTCAACAAGAACGGCGACTACGGCGCCGCCGCTATCTGGTCGGGTTCCCGCTTTGCCGTCAGCGTGGACGGCCGCGCCCAGCTCCGCGACTCCGCCTACCTCTTCCAGCGCGCCTAG
- a CDS encoding sigma-54-dependent Fis family transcriptional regulator, whose translation MSRSILLIEDDADVRATLARFFERRGWLVSGAEGGRPGLEVYDRERPDLVLLDLELPDLPGLDVLRVLRERDSAAAVIMLTGYGDIATAVAAMRLGAENFLTKPVELPHLEAAAERALEKVELRRLSRFLAEREGDAPGLGSLGRSPVMREIVRQIELLAASDTTVLLLGETGTGKGWVAKLLHALSPRAGAPLIEVNCGGLTATFLDSELFGHERGAFTDAKAQKRGLFEIAHTGTLLLDEIGDLAPELQPKLLNVLESRTFRRLGGTREIEVDVRLIAATHHPLEDAVRAGRFREDLYYRLAVLPLRLPPLRERGPQDIAELARRLLLDLRRRLGRGPGRFSAEALDLLTRYSWPGNIRELRNVLERVLLLGAGAEEVLPAHLPTELTSVAGPPGPDSDPGLSLDELERRHIARVLAHHAGNRSRAARTLGISRAALYQKLRRYGLEHVS comes from the coding sequence ATGAGCCGATCCATCCTCCTGATTGAGGACGATGCCGACGTGCGCGCCACGCTGGCGCGCTTCTTCGAGCGTCGCGGCTGGCTGGTCAGTGGCGCGGAGGGCGGCCGCCCGGGCCTTGAAGTGTACGACCGCGAGCGTCCCGATCTGGTGCTTCTCGACCTCGAGCTGCCCGACCTTCCCGGCCTCGACGTGCTGCGCGTGCTGCGCGAACGCGACAGCGCTGCCGCCGTCATCATGCTGACCGGCTACGGCGACATCGCTACTGCGGTCGCAGCCATGCGCCTGGGCGCGGAGAATTTCCTGACCAAGCCCGTCGAGCTGCCGCACCTCGAGGCAGCGGCAGAGCGCGCCCTGGAGAAGGTCGAGTTGCGCCGGCTGAGCCGGTTCCTTGCCGAGCGCGAGGGCGATGCACCAGGGCTGGGCTCGCTCGGTCGCTCCCCGGTCATGCGCGAGATTGTCCGGCAGATCGAGCTGCTCGCAGCCAGTGACACCACGGTGCTGCTGCTCGGCGAGACGGGCACGGGGAAGGGGTGGGTCGCCAAGCTGCTGCACGCCCTGTCGCCGCGCGCGGGTGCGCCGCTGATCGAGGTGAACTGCGGCGGGCTGACCGCTACCTTCCTGGATTCCGAGCTGTTCGGCCACGAGCGCGGCGCGTTCACGGATGCCAAGGCGCAGAAGCGCGGACTCTTCGAGATCGCGCACACGGGCACGCTGCTGCTGGACGAGATCGGCGACCTGGCGCCCGAACTGCAGCCCAAGTTGCTGAACGTGCTGGAGAGCCGGACGTTCCGCCGCCTGGGCGGCACCCGCGAGATCGAGGTGGACGTGCGGCTGATCGCCGCGACGCACCACCCGCTCGAAGACGCGGTGCGCGCCGGCCGCTTCCGCGAGGACCTGTATTACCGCCTGGCCGTGCTCCCGCTGCGGCTGCCGCCGCTGCGCGAGCGCGGGCCCCAGGACATTGCCGAGCTCGCCCGCCGGCTGCTCCTGGACCTGCGCCGCCGCCTGGGCCGCGGTCCCGGGCGCTTCTCCGCCGAGGCGCTCGACCTGCTCACGCGCTACTCCTGGCCCGGCAACATCCGCGAACTGCGGAACGTGCTGGAACGCGTCCTGCTCCTGGGAGCTGGCGCGGAGGAAGTGCTGCCCGCACACCTGCCCACGGAGCTGACGTCAGTGGCCGGCCCGCCTGGCCCCGATTCGGATCCCGGCCTTTCCCTGGACGAGCTCGAGCGCCGCCACATCGCCCGCGTGCTGGCCCATCACGCCGGCAACCGCTCGCGCGCCGCCCGCACACTCGGCATCTCGCGCGCCGCTCTCTATCAGAAGCTGCGGCGCTACGGCCTCGAGCACGTTTCCTGA